From Mustelus asterias chromosome 5, sMusAst1.hap1.1, whole genome shotgun sequence, a single genomic window includes:
- the kcns3a gene encoding potassium voltage-gated channel subfamily S member 3a gives MVYGQIFERTVPDHELININVGGFKQKVDQGTLLRFPHTRLGKLLNCDTEEAILELCDDYNVVDKEYYFDRNPCLFRYILNFYYTGKLHVMEELCAFSFSQEIEYWGINELFIDSCCSNRYQERKVDKDWEQQSDESVDSSFEELSAFDKDLDKFNNMWCGEIRKNVWIRFENPGHSLLAKILAILSLSVVLTSIVAMCIHSMHEFQQFDEDGKEIINPGLEGLEIACIVWFTVEFIARFLVTPSLKKFFKSPLNIIDFVSILPFYFTLGVESMDEDSEELENVGKVIQILRLMRIFRILKLARHSVGLRSLGATLRHSYHEVGLLLLFLTVGISIFSVLAYSVEKDETESGLHSIPMSWWWATISMTTVGYGDTYPVTLLGKLIGSVCILCGILVVALPITIIFNKFSKYYRKHKMVDIDRCNAELVEDCSDLPYMNIRDIYAKNMHSLIASISSMVSTNASDHSTIDASSIQDLEIVQNTTTFENCSAK, from the coding sequence ATGGTTTATGGGCAGATTTTCGAAAGGACAGTGCCTGATCATGAACTTATCAACATAAACGTGGGAGGATTTAAACAGAAAGTCGACCAGGGTACCCTGCTGCGGTTTCCTCACACCAGGTTAGGAAAACTACTGAACTGTGACACTGAGGAAGCTATTTTAGAGCTTTGTGATGATTACAATGTTGTGGACAAGGAATATTACTTTGATCGCAATCCCTGCTTGTTTCGGTACATTTTGAACTTCTACTACACTGGGAAACTGCACGTCATGGAAGAGCTTTGTGCATTTTCTTTCAGCCAAGAGATCGAGTATTGGGGGATTAATGAACTTTTCATTGACTCTTGCTGCAGCAACAGGTACCAAGAGAGAAAGGTGGATAAAGATTGGGaacagcaaagtgatgaaagTGTTGATTCTTCCTTTGAAGAGCTGTCAGCCTTCGATAAAGATTTGGATAAATTTAACAATATGTGGTGTGGAGAAATAAGAAAGAATGTTTGGATCAGGTTTGAAAATCCTGGACACTCACTCCTGGCCAAAATCTTGGCGATTTTATCTTTAAGTGTGGTCCTTACATCCATTGTGGCTATGTGCATTCACAGCATGCATGAGTTCCAACAATTTGATGAGGATGGCAAAGAGATAATTAATCCTGGACTAGAAGGACTAGAGATCGCATGCATAGTTTGGTTCACCGTGGAGTTCATTGCAAGGTTCTTGGTCACGCCAAGTTTAAAGAAATTCTTCAAAAGCCCCTTGAACATAATTGATTTTGTATCAATTCTACCATTCTACTTCACACTGGgtgtggagtcaatggatgaagaCAGCGAGGAGTTAGAAAACGTGGGTAAAGTGATTCAAATCCTTCGTCTAATGAGGATATTCCGTATCCTGAAGCTGGCCAGGCACTCAGTGGGGCTACGGTCATTGGGAGCCACACTCAGGCACAGCTACCATGAAGTTGGGCTCTTGCTCTTGTTCTTGACAGTTGGGATCTCCatattctctgtccttgcttatTCTGTTGAAAAAGATGAAACTGAGTCAGGGCTTCATAGTATTCCTATGAGCTGGTGGTGGGCAACCATCAGCATGACCACAGTCGGGTATGGGGACACTTACCCTGTCACTCTATTAGGAAAACTCATAGGAAGCGTCTGCATTCTATGTGGGATTTTGGTAGTTGCTCTCCCCATTACTATAATTTTCAATAAATTTTCCAAGTACTATAGGAAGCATAAAATGGTGGACATTGACCGTTGCAATGCAGAACTTGTAGAAGATTGTTCTGATTTACCTTACATGAATATTCGAGACATATATGCCAAAAATATGCACTCCCTCATAGCTAGTATCTCTTCCATGGTTAGCACCAATGCCAGTGACCATAGCACCATAGATGCCTCTAGCATCCAAGATCTAGAAATTGTTCAGAACACCACAACATTTGAGAACTGTTCAGCAAAATAA